The segment TTTAGGTTGTGCCCAAAACTCGCTGGTGCAGTTTTATTATCTTGCCCGCTCGATTCTCATTAAATCCGAGGCCCATTACGATAGTTTCGACCGCGTGTTTGCGAGTTATTTTAAAGATCTGCAATTGCCTGCCCATTTTGAAGAAAAAATTCTTGATTGGTTGAACCGTGAAGTAAAAAAAAGAAATTTTTTACCCGAAGAATTGGCGAATCTCAAAAAACATGACCTGGAAGAATTAAAAAAATTATTGGCCGAGCGGCTTAAAGAGCAAAAAGAACAGCATCATGGGGGTAACAAATGGATTGGCACGGGAGGCACCAGCCCCTTTGGGCATGGGGGTTATAATCCAGCCGGCATTCGAATAGGCGGGGCAGGCGGGATGCGCTCAGCTGTGCAAATTGCGGCCGAACGGCATTTTATCGATTATCGTGGGGATGTGGTTTTAGACACTCGTCAGATTAAGGTGGCCCTAAAAAAATTGCGCCAGTGGATCAAAGAAGGGGTTCCCGATGAATTAGATATTGAAGGCACCATTGATAAAAGTTGCCGTAATGGGGGCGAGATTGATTTGGCCTTTAAACACAGCCGACGCAATAATATCCGCGTATTATTATTGATGGATGTGGGTGGCACCATGGACCCCTATGTTGATAACGTTGAAAAATTATTTTCAGCCCTCTATGCGATGACCCACTTTAAAGATTTTAAGCATTATTATTTTCATAATTGTATTTATGATCATGTTTATCCTACGGCCCTGTTGCGGCAGGGCATACAAACGGCGGATCTTTTCCGCCGGTACTCTAAAGATTATCGTTTAATTATTGTGGGTGATGCGGCCATGAGCCCCTATGAATTGTTAAGCGCTGGTGGAATTATTGATTACTATCAACACAATGCAACTTCTGGAATTGAGTGGTTGAAGCGGATTAAAGAACATTACCTTAAAAGTGTTTGGTTAAATCCAGAATCGGTAAAATATTGGGATTGGACCGAAACCAACGCCATGATTCGAAATCTCTTTAAGATGTATCCCTTAAGTCTCGATGGAATCTCGCAAGCCGTTAAGGAACTGCGTTAATAATTTGATTTACATTAAATAGAGATTCACCGATAATTAAAAGCTTATTAAGGAGTAAACATGGCACCCTCACAAGAAATTGAAATTAAATTAGGCGATTGGATTTCGAATGGCTTTAAGCTGTTTGGTAATCAATGGCAGCAATGGTGCCTGGTTTCACTGGTGGCCTTGCTTATCATGTTTGGTTCGATGCTTTGCCTTTTTATCCCTCTACTTTTTGTGTCAGGTGCTCTCATGCACTCTATGTTTTATATTGCGTTTAAAAATTTAAAGGGAGAGAGCTTTTCGGTGCAAGACGTTTTTTACGGCTTCAAAAATCGTTATTGGGATTTTACCAAGCTCATGATGATTATCACCGGAGTGAGTCTACTACTGTTTGTGATTCCCTATGGGATGTTCATTGGGGGGGTACTGATGGCTGAAAAATTGGGGCCCCTTTTTGCTTTTGGAGGGTTTGGGATTTTTTTCTTAGCTATTCTTTGCTTTGTTGTTCTCTCTTTTTACTTCAGCCCACGCATTATGCTGATGCTGCCTATTATGGTAGATAAGGGGCTACCCATTAGAGAAAGTTATCATTTGGCGGATAGTTTATGTCGTAAAAAATTCTGGTGGTTGTTGCTCTTTAGTTTAATAGCTAATTTTATTTCATCGGTGGGTATTTATGTGTGTTACATTGGCTACATTGGAACTTTCCCACTTTTTTACACCATCACGATAGCG is part of the Deltaproteobacteria bacterium genome and harbors:
- a CDS encoding VWA containing CoxE family protein; this encodes MFEDFFLQLKTEKVPVSLHEYLLLLRALALGCAQNSLVQFYYLARSILIKSEAHYDSFDRVFASYFKDLQLPAHFEEKILDWLNREVKKRNFLPEELANLKKHDLEELKKLLAERLKEQKEQHHGGNKWIGTGGTSPFGHGGYNPAGIRIGGAGGMRSAVQIAAERHFIDYRGDVVLDTRQIKVALKKLRQWIKEGVPDELDIEGTIDKSCRNGGEIDLAFKHSRRNNIRVLLLMDVGGTMDPYVDNVEKLFSALYAMTHFKDFKHYYFHNCIYDHVYPTALLRQGIQTADLFRRYSKDYRLIIVGDAAMSPYELLSAGGIIDYYQHNATSGIEWLKRIKEHYLKSVWLNPESVKYWDWTETNAMIRNLFKMYPLSLDGISQAVKELR